The Haloterrigena turkmenica DSM 5511 genome includes the window CCGAGGCCGACTCGAGGCTCGACAGATCGTACTCGCCGAAGCCCTCGGCCTCGACCATGTCGGCGTACATCGTCGTCACGCCCACGAAGTGGGTGATCTCCTCGTCCTCGATGAGCTGCATGCACTCTCGGGCGTCCCACTCGAGGGCGCTGCGGAAGTACAGGCTCCCGCCGCCGACCAGCGGCTGGAGGGCGGTGTGGGTGAAGCCGGTGATGTGATACAGCGGCAGCCAGACGAGACTGCGGACGTCTTCGCCCTCGACGTCGACGTTGGAGGACGTCAGCGGCCAGCTCATCTGTGCGCGCGTGTTTCGGTGGGTGAGCTGGACGCCCTTCGGATCGCCCGTCGTTCCCGACGTGTAGGGCAGCAAGGCGACGTCGTCGTCGGTCCGCTCGACCAGCGTCGGCTCACCGCTGACGTCCTCGAAGAAGACGTCGTCGGGGTCTCGATCTGCCAGCTCGCTCTCGATGGTGACGACCGCGGGCTCCCGATCGGTGTCCTCAAGAGCTTCGTCGACGACCTCCCGGAGCAGCGGGTGGGTGACGATCGCCGTCGCGTCGGCGTCCGCTAGTTGGTAGGCGACCTCGCGGCGCTTGTACTGCGGGTTGACCGGCGAGAAGACGACGCCGGCCCTGAACGCGCCTAGCGAGGCCACGAGGTACTCCGGGCAGTTCGGCAGGAAGAGCAGCATGCGGTCGCCGGGCGCGAGACCCAACTCGTGGAGTCCCCCGGCGAACGCCGCGGTCCGGTCCCGTAATTCGGCGTGGGTCGTTCGCTCGCCGTGGTGTTCCATCGCCTGGGCGTCCCCGTGGTGAGCCGCTGTCTCGTCGAACAGCGTCGCGACGTTCCCAGTCCGCGCGGTCGGATCGACGTCGTCCAGGTCCATGATATATGATACCGAAGATCGCGTATAAAATTTCGCCCCAGTTACATCTCTGCCTCGAAGCGCCGGACGATCCGTTCGCGCTCGCCCAGTCGACAAGGTAGTTTGCTGCAGCACTCGAGGCCGACAGCCCGCTGGCGTCGAATACGTCCCTCGGACGTTCCGTCGCTCGAGCGATAGTATTAACAACTTTGCTGTGTGATTTTCTACACGATGGTCCGCCGATTCGCTGCCCGATTCCGGGACGAGATCGACCGCGCCGACGTCGCCACCGCCGCCGGCTTCGGCGCCGTCCTCGCGCTCTCCGGCAACGAGTCGACCGCGATTGGAATCGTCGTCGGCCTCCTCGTGGGCGTTCCGTTTCTCACCGCCCTCATCGACGCCGTTGGGCCGGACCTCGAGCCCGGTCCCGCCGGCGTCGCCCTCGGGACGCTGGTCGTCGCCGCGGGCGGCTCACTACACCTCGACGGCGGCCGCTGGGTCGGCTGGGGCGTCGTCGCGATCGGCGCGTGGATCCTCCTCGATGGAATCGACAAGTGGCGCCGCGACGACGTCCCCGCCGACGCGACGGCCGACGAGGACGACATGTCGAAAGAAGACGTGTTCCGCTACGGCGAGTACAACCGCTGGCTGCTCGAGGAACTCCGCGCGGCCGACCGCCCGCTGACCGCCGCCGAGATCCAGTCGCGGACGGGGCTCACCGAGGACGATTTCGAGCGCCTCCTCGAGAGCCACGGCGAATCCGGGCCGATCGGGCGCGTCGGAAACGGCTACGTGCTCGACGAGAGCGAGTTGGGCGCCGTCGCGTTCGTCCGGAACCTGGTCCGCACGATCGGCGGGCGCCTCCTCCGTCCGTTCCGGCTGTTTCGGCCGGCCGGCTGAGACTGCGACGCGTCGCTCGCGTCTCGAGTTCACTCAGTTACTCTTCGTCGGTCGACTCGACGCGCTTGCCCGTCTCCATCGGGAGCACGCGCCGGTCGGCGTCCTCCCAGTCGCGCTCGAGTTCTCGGCCTTCGAACAGCCGGTCCAAGAAGACCGCGAGGCCGGCGACCTCCGAGTGGGGCTGGTTGGTGACGCCGACGTTCCAGTCGGCTTCCTCGTAGACGTCGAAGGGGACTTTCTCGGCGCCGACGACGACGAGCAGGGGTTGACCCTCGTCGCCGTGGGCCGCCCGGATCTCGTCCTCGACGTCCTGGACGCGCTCGCCGTACATTGTGAGGTGGACGACCCGTCCCTCCCAGTTGCGGATGATCCCCTGGGGCGAGTCGGTGAGTTCGACTCCGAAGGGGCCGCCGAAGCGGTCGGTGATGTCCGCGACGGTCTCCTTCGATTGGCCCGCGTTGTCGGGCAGGAGAACGCGGTCGGCGCCCAGCGCTCTCGCGGTCAGGCCGACGTGGGTCGTCATCCGCTCGTCCCGACCGGGGCGGTGACCGAGCCGGAGGACGGCGACCTCGCTGTCGTCGTGCATGCTCGAACTCACTCTCGGACGGGGTTAGGGGGTTTCGCTTTCGCGTCGCGCTGGCCGTCCCGTTCGCCCTCGGTCGCCGATCGGTCCGGACGAGACGCTTCCCGGTCGACCGCTCGGGCTCTCGAGGCCGGGCGGGAACGGCACTCCCGCTCTCCATCGGAGCACGGAGAGTGCCCGCGGTACTACACAGCAAAATCCTCATGGTAGCGGTCGGCATAGGACCGGTAGTGTCCCTCCAGAACCGTGCCATCTCCGCCGTCGGCGGGAGGCGCATTATCATCGCTCTCGGTGCGCTGTATCTCGCACTGGCCGCGGGACGGGGTCTCGCTCGAATCGTCGGCGGGAGACCGCTGGGAAACGTCCTCATCATCACGCTTCTCATCGCCGGCCCCGGGCTCGTCCTCCTCTACTGCGGATACCGGTTACCCACGTTCGATATCCGGAGCGAATTTTACTCGTCCGTCGCGGAGTGGTGTCTCGGTGGCTTGGGCGTGATGCTCGGCGTCCTCGTCGTCTACAGTCTCCAGCCCGGCGAGGCGGTTGACGATCCATCGACGGCGCTCATCCTGACGGCGCTCGCCAGCGTCGCCGGCCTCGCGGCCGGCCTCCACGATGCGGAAGCCAAAACCCGGACGCGAGAGCTCGAACAGCGCAACCGAGAGCTAAAGCGGACGCAGTCGCAGCTCGAGGAGACGGTGCAACGACTCGAGGTGGCGAACACCCAGCTCGCGGAATCGAACGACCGCCTCGAGCACTATCGAGCGTACACCGATCAGGTGCTGAACGCCATCCACGACGTGTTCTACGTCCTCGAGGAGGACGGGTCGCTCCAGCGCTGGAACGAGAGCCTCTGTGAGGTGACGGGCTACTCGGACGCGGACGTCGCGTCGATGAACGCCGTCGACTTCGTCGGCGACGACGACCGCGAGGCGGCCGCGAACGCGATCAGGGACGGGTTCGAAACCGGGCGTCTGCAGTTCGCGGCGGACCTGGTCACCGAGGACGGCGAGGCCATCCCCTACGAGTTCGCCGCCTCGTCGCTCGAGACGCCCGACGGCGAGTCGGTGCTGGCGGGCATCGGGCGCGATATCTCCGAACGCGAGGAGCGCGAGCGCGAACTCGAGCGGCGGGCCCGTCAGCAACAGGTCGTCGCCGACCTCGGCCAGCTCGCCCTCGAGACCGACGACCTCGACGAACTCATGCGCGAAGTGGTTCGGCAAGTAGCGGACGTGCTCGACAACGAGTACTGCAAGGTGCTCGACCTGGATCGGAAGCGCGAGGAGCTCCTGCTCCGACAGGGCGTCGGGTGGCGGGACGGAATCGTCGGCGAGGCGACGGTGTCCGCCGTCGAATCCGACTCCCAGGCCGCCTACACCCTCTCGACCGACCGTCCGGTCGTCGTCGAGGACCTCGAGACGGAAACGCGGTTCAGCGGGCCCGCATTGCTGACGAACCACAACGTTCGCAGCGGTATCAGCACCATTATCGGTCCGATCGACGAGCCGTGGGGCATCCTGGGGACGCACGACACCGACGCCAAGACGTTCACCGACGAGGACGTCAACTTCGTCCAGAGCGTCGCGAACGTGCTCGCCGAGGCGATCGAGCGCCGGCAGTATCAGGCGGAACTCGAGGAGTTGATCGCCGACCTTGAGGAGTCCAACGAGCGGCTGGAACAGTTCGCCTATGCGGCCTCCCACGACCTCCAGGAGCCGCTGCGAATGGTCTCGAGCTACCTGCGACTCATCGACCGTCGGTACGGCGACGAACTCGACGAGGACGGCCACGAGTTCCTCGACTTCGCCGTCAACGGGGCCGACCGGATGCGAGAGATGATCGAGGGGCTGCTCCAGTACTCGCGCGTCGAGACGCGGGGCGACGAGTTCGCGCCGGTCGATCTCGAGACCGTTCTCGCGGACGTCCGCGAGAACCTCACGGTGAAAATCGAGGAGCGCGACGTCCGGATCACGACCGAGTCGCTCCCGCGCGTTCGGGGCGACGAAGGGCAACTGCGCCAGGTGTTCCAGAACCTCGTTTCGAACGCGATCGAGTACAGCGGTGCGGAGCCACCGCGAATACACGTGTCCGCCGAACGGAACGGCGCGGAGTGGACGGTGTCCGTCACCGACAACGGGATCGGCATCGAACCGGCGGATCAGGAGCGCATCTTCGAGGTGTTCCAGCGGCTTCACGACCGCGAGGAGCATCCGGGTACCGGAATCGGCCTCGCACTGTGCGAGCGAATCGTCGAACGCCACGGCGGGGAGATCTGGGTCGACTCCGAACCCGGCGACGGAGCGACCTTCTCGTTCACACTGCCGGCGATCGAGGCGGACTCCGACCGGCCGTCGGAACTGGAGTCGGGCGGCTGTTCCGTTCGCCGCGACTGATCGGCGCGACTCGAGCGCCTCGAAAACCCTTATACCACTGACGTATATCGCTCTCAGCGTATGCCCAAGATCAACGAGTCCGACCTCGAGTGGAACGAATACGACCCCGAACCGGACGACGTCGCGTTTCGCCGCAAGGAGTTCTCGACGGCCGTCGACGCCGACGAGTTGGGCTGCAGCCTCTACGAACTCCCGGCGGGGAGGCGCTCGTGGCCCTACCACTACCACACGGCCAACGAGGAGGCGGTGTACGTGCTGGCCGGCGAGGGGTTACTCGTCTCGGCCGACGGCGAGAAACCGCTCGAGGCAGGAGACTTCGCGAGCTTCCCGGCCGACGAGCGCGGCGGCCATCGGATCGTCAACGACGGCGACGATCCGCTACGCTACCTGATGGTCTCGACGATGACCGAGCCGGATATCACCGTCTACCCCGAGATGGAGAAATTCGGGGTCTACGTCGGCTCGCCGCCCGGCGGCCGCGAGGAGCGGACGCTCGAGGGCTACTACCGTATCGACGACGAGGTTCCGTACTGGGACGCGGACGAACCGGACGACGAGTGAGCAGGCGACTCGGTCGACGATCGGCGAACCGGCGACGATAGACTTTTTTCGCCGGGCACGAGACGGTATGTCATGGACGCGTTCGAATCCGGGCGGGTGACCGGCCGATGACGGGGCTCAGTGAGCGACTCGAGACCATCCGCGAGGAGCGGTGGGGACTGCTGGCCGACCTCGCGTTCGCGGTCATCTGGGTAACGGTCGTCGACGTTCTCTTCCGCGTCCTCCAGGGCCCGGACTGGGCTTACTACATGTTCATGCTCGGAGGTATCGTCGCCTACTTCGGCTTCTTCGCGAGTCTCAAACTGGCCCGACAGCAATAGAGGACAGCGCCCACACCGTTAATTCGGAATCACGGCAACGCCGCTGGTCGGATCGGGGTCGATCTGTCGGCGAAAAACAACCTGTGAATCGCGACTACTTCTCGAGGTCGACGACGAGTACCGGAACGTGAGTCGACCGAAGCGTCCGTTCGGTGACGCTGCCGAGTAGCGCTCGTCGGATACCCGATCGACCGTGCGATCCCATGACGACGAGATCGATGTCCTTGTCCTCGATGTAATCGGCGATGAGCGAGTGGGGTTTGCCCGCCGAGACGTTCTCGACGCTCTCGAGGCCGCGCTCTTGGGCACGGTCAGCGATGTAACCGGTGGCGCGCTCGGCGCGTTCTCGGACGTCATCCATCTCGTCGTACTGGCCTTGTTCGATGCGATCGACCTGTTCGGCACCGAGGCTCAGACTCATTGAGTCAGTATCGACCACGTACAGGGCGTGGACTTCGGCCCCGTACTTCTCGGCGAGGTCGAGCGCGTGCTCGACCGCTGTCTCGGCCGTCTCGCTTCCGTCAGTTGGAATAAGTATGCGTTCGTACATTGATCTAGTCATCCGCAGGTGTCTCACCGCCGTCGGTGCCCACGAC containing:
- a CDS encoding class I adenylate-forming enzyme family protein — translated: MDLDDVDPTARTGNVATLFDETAAHHGDAQAMEHHGERTTHAELRDRTAAFAGGLHELGLAPGDRMLLFLPNCPEYLVASLGAFRAGVVFSPVNPQYKRREVAYQLADADATAIVTHPLLREVVDEALEDTDREPAVVTIESELADRDPDDVFFEDVSGEPTLVERTDDDVALLPYTSGTTGDPKGVQLTHRNTRAQMSWPLTSSNVDVEGEDVRSLVWLPLYHITGFTHTALQPLVGGGSLYFRSALEWDARECMQLIEDEEITHFVGVTTMYADMVEAEGFGEYDLSSLESASEGGAKLSTAVQERFEETAGVDISEGYGLTETHGATHTQLGSSFGLRHGTIGQPLRMTDCKIVDESGDEVASGEEGELLVRGPQVMTGYHDMPEATEAAFTENGYFRTGDIARRDENNYYEIVDRKKHVIVSAGYNVYPSELEALLLEHEAVADVAVIGVPDDRRNEVPKAFVVPGAGVDPGADVTADELKRYSLDRVAEYKHPREVEFIDELPRTTSGKVQKYKLEANEV
- a CDS encoding tRNA (cytidine(56)-2'-O)-methyltransferase, with translation MHDDSEVAVLRLGHRPGRDERMTTHVGLTARALGADRVLLPDNAGQSKETVADITDRFGGPFGVELTDSPQGIIRNWEGRVVHLTMYGERVQDVEDEIRAAHGDEGQPLLVVVGAEKVPFDVYEEADWNVGVTNQPHSEVAGLAVFLDRLFEGRELERDWEDADRRVLPMETGKRVESTDEE
- a CDS encoding ATP-binding protein encodes the protein MVAVGIGPVVSLQNRAISAVGGRRIIIALGALYLALAAGRGLARIVGGRPLGNVLIITLLIAGPGLVLLYCGYRLPTFDIRSEFYSSVAEWCLGGLGVMLGVLVVYSLQPGEAVDDPSTALILTALASVAGLAAGLHDAEAKTRTRELEQRNRELKRTQSQLEETVQRLEVANTQLAESNDRLEHYRAYTDQVLNAIHDVFYVLEEDGSLQRWNESLCEVTGYSDADVASMNAVDFVGDDDREAAANAIRDGFETGRLQFAADLVTEDGEAIPYEFAASSLETPDGESVLAGIGRDISEREERERELERRARQQQVVADLGQLALETDDLDELMREVVRQVADVLDNEYCKVLDLDRKREELLLRQGVGWRDGIVGEATVSAVESDSQAAYTLSTDRPVVVEDLETETRFSGPALLTNHNVRSGISTIIGPIDEPWGILGTHDTDAKTFTDEDVNFVQSVANVLAEAIERRQYQAELEELIADLEESNERLEQFAYAASHDLQEPLRMVSSYLRLIDRRYGDELDEDGHEFLDFAVNGADRMREMIEGLLQYSRVETRGDEFAPVDLETVLADVRENLTVKIEERDVRITTESLPRVRGDEGQLRQVFQNLVSNAIEYSGAEPPRIHVSAERNGAEWTVSVTDNGIGIEPADQERIFEVFQRLHDREEHPGTGIGLALCERIVERHGGEIWVDSEPGDGATFSFTLPAIEADSDRPSELESGGCSVRRD
- a CDS encoding cupin domain-containing protein, with product MPKINESDLEWNEYDPEPDDVAFRRKEFSTAVDADELGCSLYELPAGRRSWPYHYHTANEEAVYVLAGEGLLVSADGEKPLEAGDFASFPADERGGHRIVNDGDDPLRYLMVSTMTEPDITVYPEMEKFGVYVGSPPGGREERTLEGYYRIDDEVPYWDADEPDDE
- a CDS encoding universal stress protein → MYERILIPTDGSETAETAVEHALDLAEKYGAEVHALYVVDTDSMSLSLGAEQVDRIEQGQYDEMDDVRERAERATGYIADRAQERGLESVENVSAGKPHSLIADYIEDKDIDLVVMGSHGRSGIRRALLGSVTERTLRSTHVPVLVVDLEK